From Brucella pseudogrignonensis, a single genomic window includes:
- a CDS encoding GntR family transcriptional regulator — translation MKKEVALADDHSEPVKLRDKAYQSFTEHLLARDFHPGQFVSQRQLVTMTGLPLGAIRELIPRLETEGLIKTVPQRGLQIAHIDLNLIREAFQFRLFIEKESVAIFCQSASDELLRSLRAEHEDTLNRAMREGETPELEQQAQNIDWSLHDTIVGSLDNDIIWRAYQTNTIKMRLINQERFRITGRVIPVMQEHLTVLSAIETRDPQTAMDAIAVHINNARKLALHI, via the coding sequence ATGAAGAAGGAAGTGGCTTTGGCGGACGATCACAGCGAACCGGTAAAATTGCGCGATAAAGCTTATCAGAGCTTCACCGAGCATTTGCTGGCGCGTGATTTTCATCCAGGCCAGTTTGTTTCCCAGCGCCAGCTTGTCACGATGACGGGGCTGCCGCTGGGCGCGATCCGCGAACTGATTCCGCGTCTGGAAACGGAAGGTCTGATCAAGACGGTCCCGCAGCGCGGGCTTCAGATCGCACATATTGATCTCAATCTGATCCGCGAAGCCTTTCAGTTCCGCCTTTTCATAGAAAAGGAGTCGGTTGCGATTTTCTGCCAGTCGGCCTCGGACGAATTGCTTCGCTCGCTGCGTGCCGAGCATGAAGACACGCTCAATCGCGCAATGCGCGAGGGTGAAACGCCGGAGCTGGAGCAGCAGGCCCAGAATATTGACTGGAGCCTGCATGATACGATTGTCGGCTCACTCGACAACGACATCATCTGGCGGGCTTATCAGACCAACACGATCAAGATGCGGCTGATCAATCAGGAGCGTTTTCGCATCACCGGACGTGTGATCCCTGTCATGCAGGAACATCTCACGGTGTTAAGCGCCATCGAGACACGCGACCCGCAGACAGCCATGGATGCCATTGCCGTTCATATCAACAATGCGCGGAAGCTGGCTTTGCACATATGA